The genomic DNA GGATTTAGTCCAGGATGACCTATACTGTGGATGCGAATATATAAACaaattaatcattaaaaaaaaacccagcctCGTGAGCttctatattttacatttatcaaTCTATTTAGACTGAAAATACAAAACGGTgtaaagcacgtgtcaaactcaaagcctggGGACCAAATCCAACCctttaaaaatgatagaaaaacaaaaaaaaaacatgaaacactttgtaaatgaccaactaattcagatGTATAAATATCTGCCCCTCCATGGACTAAACTTCAATTAAAATACGCTATTTGCAAAGTTCAGTTTTCTAGtcatttttcatctcaaattgttgaaagaactctcaatttctCCAAAATCTGAAaagttttcctcaaattatgccACGAAATGTTCCCAAAAATCAGGGAAACTTAAGTCCAGATCCTGCAGGGATGGATATACTcaaactttatcatttatatgcaGAAATGCattgcaaaccagggcacattaatgttgaatttgctgtttttcacacctaaaatctgtggcccacataagaacaaactggtccgtatttggcccctgaactcaaATAAGTTTGACGCCCCTGGTGTATAGAGTTTCAAAAACTCAACTGAATAATATAttcacctttcaaaataaaagcccatgAAAAGTTATGTCCCTTAGCTGTGACGTGACAGTAGGGTCAATTATTTGTCCCACCAAAATAAAACTGCAGAAAACTTTGCTTTTAGATGATCACACATCTGCAATAGCCgtactttattttatattacctttgtttttctcttgttgagATTTCATCTAAATGTGTGTTGGACacgaatgaagtaaaaaaaaatatttattgttttaacaactTAATTTTAACAAATCAGAATTTTGGACATCTATGAGTGGCgaataatggatggatggatggatgtcgTTGGTTGCCAGCACTGACCTCTTCTGCACACTGTCCAACGAGTTCTGTAAAAATCCTCAGTTTGTCTCTGCTGCGACTCCACACGTTTGACCCCGACATGTTGTTGCTACTGTTCAGACATGAACCCAAATGTGAACCAAACTCTGCTTCACGCTTAGCAGAAAAGTCACTATTTCTGTAGAAGAGGTCGCATTATTTGACAACTTATGTCCCTTGCATGGACGGCGCCATGACGGTTCTGCTGGGAATGACCGAAAAAAAGTCATTGAGAGCATTCTGTAACATGATTAGCTCTTATTCCTGTCAATCACTTCACCAGCCAATAAACATAAAGAGCTGTTCTATGTTTGGTGTTCTGTGATTGGCTAACGTCGAGCCACGCCTTTGTTTGTGTCAGTCGGAACCCGGAAGCAGCGTTGCCAGGTCGGGTTGGCAACTTTGCTTTCGAAGAAATGCGTGGTTTTTAAAACCTGTTTTACGGAAATATTTCCTAAAATATTTtcgttgtttttctgtcatttagtgattttttttttattaagtagaattaattaatttgttttattgaataatgaagacaaaaatataTCTCCGTAGGCTTTGGGATAGTTTATGGTTGGCTATTATAGGATTGTGGTGTGGGACGGGAAATCATCATTTATATCTGGCAACGTTGCCCTGATGAAGATGGGCAACTCTCGTAACTAGTGCTGCTAAATCATGGCAACCTTTATGGAGCGCTTGGCGTTTCTTCAGAAAGTAAGTGCAAGTTATCTTTAGGCGTTTTAAAGGAAACACTTTGAGAAAGGTTGTGAACTGTTACTTCCCGCTGACGTGACTGTTTGCACCTGCTGTGCTGTCAGAAACACAGCTAGCTTTAGCCCCCATGCTAATCCTACTGTCAGTTTGACACATTCGGATTCATATCCTCTCGTTTACACTAACAAGCATGTAAACCAGGATGTAGCTGCACATGTTGACCAACCACTGCTGTCATGAAGGTTTTAGTTCCCGTATCAATAGATGTTCGTGACAGTCATGCTGTGTCATGATTTTGCACTGTCACTGTATTCCAGCCTTACTCCATGTTTTTATCCAATATTATCCTCTATTTATATCCAAGGTGCCCACACTGATGAAGGCCACAGCGGATGATGAAACTCCCTGTCCGGGATACCTGTTCCAAGAGATTGGAAGTATCCTTTGGGTTTCTCTGCTTTTGTGATATTATAAACCGATATATTGACCGATTTAAGGaataaaaacattgatatacacAGGATATGTACTGTATCTGAACACAAATATttgtaggcagtggctatcagtaCGTAATACGTGTCACTATACCGGcagtctatccgtacgcagcgcctctcattggtcagtttaggtcacgtgataggtgcaccacgtgacttaaagttccgtcggttttattttagctcttatttatttttagctaccccgctaacccttttattttagccctatccctaactctaaccctggAAATACcctaacatttttatttttttatcgtatatgtattattaaagggggaatttgctgtgttaaatatgttaaaataaaaaacatatgtgttaaaagtgggattcaaacccacggcAGCAGAAAGCagatatgtggagacttcaatataaacattttaaaccctttaaaaaatacacacattgaagactttactaattacatgtacacaaatggattaaaacctctcataacgaaaccaaccagaattaataaacacagctcaacactgatagacaacatcttcacaaacatacaaaacacagatctaacgagtggtatattaataaatgacatctctgatcatttaccaatatttacgatacttaacactaaaaagaagaagaaccttgaaaatcataacacattgacatacagaagactggaaggagaaaaacaactagaaaactttaaacaacagataaaaagagagacgtgggagagtgttttcaaggaagaagacgtgaacgtagcatatgacacatttacagacacaataacaacaatatacgataaatgctgccctttgaaacaaataacaatcaaaagtaaaacaaagtaccatggattaataagaaaatagccaacgtatgcaaaaataaaaacatataatataaaaaatatataacagaaaaaacattgaaagcagaagtacgttataaaaaatacagaaacaaagtcaataatttactaagagaaaaaaaagagaatatacaataaaaacaattaaaagagaataaaaacaaaaacaaaaaattgtgggaaattataaacaccataaccatgcacaaaagcaaagaaaaaaatgcagacaatgtaaaagaatacaataaaaacataatagcacaagaactcaacagttttttcataaatactggaaaaaacatggagaaagggattaataaacacccaaaacttaaatggaaccattttgacaatgagaagaaagacattgataagtaccttgtacttgaagaagtaacagaagcagaggtggatagaataatcacaacctgtacctcaaaaaaatccagagacgttaataatctgagtctaataaaaaccattacagctgaaataaccccaccactaacacatataagtaatctctcatttaagaatggtgttttcccagaaaaaatgaaaattgcaaaaatcagaccgatttacaagtgtggagaaaaatggaatttcactaattattGACCtgtatcaatattaccacaattatcgAAAATTCAGGAAAAACTCTTCATGAaaagactcgacaaatttatagaagacaataatatactacatgaaggacaatatgggtTTAGacaaggacgttcaacagcaatggctataattgacatcacggagaatataagagaagcattagaaaaaaaactatttgtatttggAATTTTTCTGGGCCTAAAAaaggcctttgacacaattaatcatgatattctagaagaaaaacttcaaaattacggaataaagcacaacgccttaaaatggattaaaagctatatgacaaataggagacaatatgttgactttgaagaacacacatcaaaatgccaaaccatacaatgtggtgtgccacagggttcaattttagggccaaacctgttcattttatacataaacgacattttcaaagtctcaaattgcctcaaactaacgttgtttgcagacgacacaaccatcctatgctcaggtaaagacattaaaactctaatagagtcaacaaatgaagaactatcaaaaattcagacatggttagatgtaaataaactagccctaaacgtcagtaaaacaaaattcatcaatttcggaaagagaaaaataacaggagatataacactgaaaatgaacatggaaataatagaacaagtaaaagaatatagggtactaggagtgtggatggacgacaagctgacctggaaaaaacatatacaaatagttaaaaacaaagttgccaaaagcagttacatcctatggaagcttcaacaaatcctacacaccaaatcacttaaaacaatctattcttcactcatagcatcgcacttaaattactgctccgaaatatggggtaataactacaaaacgtatcttgaaccactatttaaactacaaaaaaaagctataagatttttacataaagtaccacacaacgcacacacaaacgaattattcgagaaggcaaaatacctaaaactgcaagaaataatacactacaacacacaaatacacgcatttagggcttcatctaaaaaactaccacatcaaatacaaaaacgtttcacatacaatcaaaattcctacgacttcagacataataatgtgttaagaccagacagggtcaaatcgaacgttggcaaacatagtactgtgtatagaaccatgaacctctggaatagccttgacgcagagacacgacaatccgtaaatctgaaaggatttaaggagaaaacacggaggatatttctacacgcatacaggtctcaagtcaactcttcatcgaactatacagcgacgacatggaactcatcaactggtcattgagcgccatcgacaaaatcttcacgacgaggcaattgctacagcacgaaccagcgtgtccaaaggacacatacccaagtggatatgtcatggatgcacgagggagaagccagatactctgtctctccctgctgacagtggaagatgtggaggacatctatctgctaggggtcatgatctttggatgggggtatgtgtatgtgcatgtgcctttctgatgcatcgtatgctgaggcgactttccgaggatatgaaggtactccgaaagaagaagaacttttcgtttggagagttggaggaacgtaaacaacgactggaaaagaaagctcgaggagatatggagaaaaaggacagtgaggaggagtaacaacaggaacaatgactgcagacgagaacacatcacataaaaaaggacaaaaaaaaaaaaaaaaaagagacgttaaagaaaagatgaaattatggtatgaagaagataagaatgtttgactcgggaagaaacgaggtttgatgtgaatttctgtgattgcaaccatgtcggaaattaactgaataaataaaataaaaaataaataaagaagaatccttgagtcaggCTTCTTAGACCACTTGGACCATCCTGACACGGTGATATCACAGGCTTATGTCATCTTTTCGTACGGATAGACTGCTGGTATATAGATAGGTATTACGTACTAGAGACACTTCCATATTAGTGATACCCAAAATTTGATTTAAGATAAAAAACTACAATGAAATAAGAAACCTTTAATTTGTAACACTATCAAgataaggactgtaaagccaGCCTtgcaaactgtatttatttttggtaaattatgtaaaaaaaaaaccccaaaagacATTTAAAGAGACATTAAAAAAGGCCAAATGTAACTGAACAATGAGCTAGTGAACTTCTTCCAgtgttttacatttgtattcaaCTGTGCAGCTATTAACGCAGAATGCACAGACAGAATCTCCACGCAGAAAAAAGTTAATATATTGATTAATCGGTTGGGCTTTTGACCAATGACACATAATCTGTGATAGCTGAAATTGGCCCGATTACTCGGCGCGGTCAGGCTGATAACGGGGATTATGTTTGAATACATGCATTAACATCTGCACTGTGAGCAATttgttattctttattttttttagaactagGCCTATGATGTTGCTTTTTATTATTAGCTTTTAACCGTTGGATCCTTAACCATCATGTTATTGTAGAAATCTCCCATGAGTCTTCAGGCTGTGGTCAGTGTTTGCTGGAGTATCTTTTGGAGCGGCTGCAGGTTGAATCTTGTCATGTTAAATTGAAGgtaaacacatatatatatatataaaacacacaaatgacatcaTTACACCTTTGTCTTCCTTTACCGACTTATATTTGTTCTTCAGGTGCTGAAGATCTTTGTCCACCTCTGTGGACATGGCCCAAGTCATTTTCTCACAGAACTCAGAAGGAACTCCACCTTCATCCAACAGGCCTCAGGTGAGACATCAGCCTCTCTGACACGTGTTAGTTTCAATCtttttgctgctgttgtgaAAACAATCTTTTTGGCTCTTTTAAGTGTACAGCGGCCCGCCTGACCCCGTCCACGGCACAGCACTGTACCAGAAAGTGAGGAATACGGCACAGGTGAGACACACGGGGAAATTCATCATGAGTCGCTCATCATCAGTAATCACAAgtaaaacacttttgttttactGTACAGGATGTGGCTCGGCTGCTGTTCACTGATGTCATTTCCACCAAAAACAGTGTCACCAAATCCAGCCCAGCTCTTCCAGCTATGGGTGAGTCATGAATTTAAAGAGCATAAAAGTCCAGCACGATCGCAACAAATGTAAAAAGGAACATCTGTCAatcattctattctattctataactGGCTCTAAACATAGAAGGCAAGGCATGGGGAATGTATTGATATAgtgcattttatacacaagggaATTCAGTGTGCTTTACTACATGAtctaaaaagtgcaacagaaaacattagtcagtttaaaaatcaataagaacattcaaatcagcagtaaaaacattgaatcaacaataatatgataaaaaatgtctctgtcattacgcagtagagaaaaagtcCACAGCGCTGctcaaatataaaataataaacatcctGTGGTTGTTTTTTCCATGTAATGAACACAAATTGACTTCCTCTGTAAATCCAAATGTCAGCTTTAGTCCATTTTACACACAGTAGACGTATTTAATGTGTCTGCTGATTCTTCTGTCTCTCGTTCCTGTTCAGGTATGGGCTCAGCAGCTTCTCATCGATCAATGCAGGGATTTGGATACAGCTCAGGGAAGCAGGGGACAGGTGAGTGACAGACTTTACAGCAAAGGTTCAACAGTAGTCttgatttttctgtcattattgttttattatatatattttttattatgatggtgatttttttcatatttgttgCTTTGCAGGCAGTGACTCGCTGCTCGATAAGATCCAGAAAGCTGCTGAGGTGGTTGCCAGTGCGGTCCTTCCACCTGCTGAGCAGCAGGGCATCCGTCTCCATGACAACTACTACAGGGCCGTAGCAGTGCCGTCTGCGCCGATAGAAGTGGCCGTGCCTGCGTGTGCCTACAACGTGCCTGCACGCAGACCTAAAGGTCAGAGAATAGATCTCAGTAGGAAGTGGGAAACTGCCGTTGTGGTTTGGTGACACCTCAGGCTTCCTTTGACGGGTTTTTCCATCAGCAGCAAGCCTCAGGTGCCCAGGACAGGTGGGAGGGGGCTGGGAAGAGACAGACAGCAGCAACGGCTCCTCCAACAACTCTTCCCAGGATATGGCGGCCCCCAGCAAGTCAGCTGGGACAGGAAGTAGGTCGGGGGCCAGCAGAGAGAGCAGCGGGGACCTGTCAGAGCGGTCAGTGCTGAAGTACCAACAAACCCAGAACATCTGAGAGCTCCTCAACCTCCTGAAAACCCCCTGAACTGATAATATTCAGTTTAAATAAGATTACCAAAGTCTATTTAGAGGATTAATATCTCAGGACACAAACCCTTTCTACCAGAACTGTCCTGTGTGGGGTCATTTTCTAACATTTGATCCTCCTTTGTGGTCTCTGCTCTTCAGAGTGGAGGCTCTGCAACTGGGGGACTGTGCCCAGGAAGTGGCTCTCATCAACCAACTGACCACAGGCTCCAGGGTTTTCCTCTGCAGGGAGGAGAGTCAGCACTTCATCAAAGAGTCAGTGGATCTACCATGATATTAATGTGTCTCTGTTCATCTTTGGAATGTAAAGGTTTATCAACCCAAGAGCCAGATTACACATTTCATAGAAGTAGATTATGACTGAATGAGATCTTAATCCCAATAATATGTTCATATCTGTCCCACTTCTACGGAAACATATTgcattcacttaaaaaaattaagaataaatatgttttttcagaatattttttttgcttgtttgttactttttcgtgcatattttgtatttttttttttacggacattttttattttggacaagtttttttttttttctgttttttgtactAATTTTTGCCTTCGTTTTTCtcacaatttttttctgagCTGAGAGGTCATTTGAAACAGTTATTGAGAGCAAACATGGCCGGTTTGtttaatttgacaaaaatgaaaTTTCAACTTGGTTTAAGACACTGGGAGAAAGTTTGATCTTTAAGCCACATTGATGGCATTACAATTAGTTTATCGACTTTGTTCTCGCAGGATTTTCAAGTTTCTCGATaattcagaagaaaaaaattgcacaaaaaacaaaaaaaattactccgaaAAACTGAGAAATAAATAGTgtgaaaaacagagaaaaatactcttaaaaacagaaaaataattagtctgacaaacaaaacaaaaatactctgaaaaattgaaacatttgTCAGAAAAACCGCAAAAATTACTCTGATAAACAGAAGAAGGAAAAATTAGCAcgtaaaacaccaaaaacaaaatattcagaaaaaaatgcaaataattttTTGAAGTGAATGTAATCCACTTCTGTCCACTTCCTGTGATTTCTGTTGTGTTCTATTTGTAGATGCTCCACTCTGAACTGTGAGGTTGTGGTGGAGTTACTCTCAAACAAGCTTTTGGATCCCTCTCTCACCGTTAAGATGGTGAACATGAACAGATTTCAAGTTGTTTTTTATTCccattgtctgtgtttttttttttttttattgtaacgTTCTTCATCCCTGCAGCGTGCTCTGTGTGCCGTCGCCTGCctcatgacctctgacctcatcTTTCTGGAGCAAATGTTCAAAGCCACACAGAGAAGACTTCACCATCTGGCTGAAGGACCTCCAGGACCAGTGGCCAACAAAGCCACCAAGGTACAATGTGTTGATGTGTAGAGCCACAGGGAGTGAAGTGAACCACACCCTGAACTGGTTATCTGCTCTCCTCAGATGTTGAGACAGTTTGAGGCTCTGCTGGGGGGAGGAAGGAAGGATGAAGGTGCCACAGTGAGCGAGCTGCACTCATCATCCACGCTCTCTGAACATCTACTGCACACGCTTTCAGGTGAAGACACAGACCTGACACGTAACCACCCTGACATCTCGCCCACTGTCGTCACCCACACACCAAACTACACAACGACATCTTTCACTGAGTCCCTGAGCTGCTCCACAGAGGAGATCGAAAATGGACCAGTACTCCCAGCAAGGACGGCTAAGGCGAGGGATGATCCCGGACTGAACACCCTCTCCTTGTTCAGTGGTATGGAGCTGGTCATCAAACATATGGGGCCTTGTTCTCCACAGACGTCTCGCATTGAGTCAGAAGAATCCGACTCCAGACTAAGACACAGTCACACCCACAGCTCAGACTCTAGAAAAAACACGTCTTTAACTGGCAATAAAAACGACGACAGCACTACCCTCATTTCTGatcacagccaatcagcatcagCATTCTCATTTCTTCACTTTTGACATCCAGAGACCATTTTAGCGTTGGAATCATCCAGCTTTGATGCACTCATAGATTTATACTAGTTTGATGTCAAAGTCAGGGTTGGGTCACACTTTActagaagttttatacataaggctgtcattattaataataaggtgttataaaggctgtcattaggtgtcgtttgctaaattatgacacctttgggttaggtggagggatcttgTGTAGGCTTAGggcaggggcgtcaaactcattttagttcaggggccaaatacagagcagtttgatctaaagagggccacagattttaaaactagtcatttcaacattaatattgtgcccttgtttgcacttatacgtatacataaaatacaaagtacagtatgtaagaaactaacaatattcaagaaataagtgacagatatcagtcccgacaggatcttcactttaaatgtccgacattttgtggccaatttatatttaatgaagggaaatattatgtaacaaTTTGAGGACAATTGAaaaattttgtaagaatttttagctttttcaacagtttaacattaaaaatgatgtCATGTGATCTAAGCACCAGGAACACCATGAGCCCATGCAGATAGtgtggagtttcatttacacaatgaatcatgttttctctgttatttttattttctcctgtggaatgaattggatgctccaaagggccggatttggcccctggaccatgagtttgacacatgtgggttAGGGTAaagaacgacacttaatgacagccttcatgacaccttattcatgctaatgacaaggtgtcatgtcatgataatgataataatgtacaaaacttaaagtaaagtgttagTGATATTTAATTAAGGAGCAGCCACGAGTTTGTTAATGATCTGTAATGAGAATAACAGCAACTGGTTCTCATTAAAACTAGGTTACTGGGTTTTCAGGGAATAATAAGACGAAGGTCCTTCATGTGGAATGATAAGCCTGTGTGAGTTGTTTATTTGAATTCTCATTACTCAGCCTCACATATTTGTCCTGTAGCTCTGTTTCTGTATTAAAAACCTCTGATTGTCTGTCGTAATGGACTTAGAACTGAACGGAAGGGATTCTTTCTCAggatttcctttatttttttacgtAATAATATAATCTCTGTAACACATCACCCAACCTCAGAGAGCAAACCTCTTTATTTCTAATTTGCACTACTGGTACTTTTCTGAATGAACTTTTAacttgtaaaagaaaaatgtcttcCAATATTTGGGGTTATATTATTTATGCACATGCCTGTGATGTAAGCAGGTGGTTTAAAAGACAAGGAACTAATACAGTCATTAATAATGGagaagtttgtgtgtgtgagcagtgtTTAGGAATGTGTAGGCAGGCTGTGCTGCTGATATTCGCAACTTTCTTTTTTAGGTTTTAACAGCAGCAGAATGTGCTGCACGCTGCAAATCCAACACTAAGAACAAACTGTGCTGCTGCACATGATGGAGAACAATAAAACAtgctgtatttttgttacagCTCTAACTGCTTTACATGTCTTCTCCTTCACACGTTGCATGTTGATGTTCTATTTTACCCTGAATTGTTTTGGGAACGTACAAACCCCTTTAAAATCTGCTTTGggtgtgtaattgtgtttattccttttttaagaaaaaaaaggcttatGGCCATACGTCTTTCTTGCTTACGCACTAAAACCGTCAGGTTTTGTGTCTGTTTCAGGAAGGTGAAATCAGGGCTCAAACCCATAATACTCTCGCTGTGCAGCACTGATGCTAACCATAGCATTTTTTACCCTGAAGCTTGTTTATGTTCCTCCTGCATGAGCTGGAGTTTCCAAAGGCCGCTGAAGGCTCTATAATTAACTATGATCTTACGCTGGAGTTCATCTTGTATTACTTGGAAGCCACCGACCTACCACACCTAACCCTCTTTTAGACCATagatgggcaactttaatcacagcagggggccacaaacatgtgattgtcagatctgagggccacatttttAACACTTCAGCCTTTAGAATACTGACCAATCTAAGCAGAAATACAGGgtagaacaaagggtttgtgtattttttgagtcattctctgttttgtttatttcttattttgtgtaatgtttttgtagttattttatgtatttgtgttgcGTTTTGCATAAttcatcattttgtttgtttagtttttgagtcattttgtgtgtttttgtttacttctcatttgatgtttgtttttctgagtcattttgtgtaatgtttttgtagtcatatgtattttgaatgattatttttgtttatttctcatttatttgaagttttttgtgacttattttgtttaatgtttgtgtagacattctatgtattttttgatgcatagtgtatttttgttcttttaattttgtttgcGTTTTTGGGTTAATTTGATCTTTTTCATTGTCTTCTGTGTATTAAAAGTAACTTTGTACATTTATtattgcccatgtctgctctaaatTTAGCAAAGTCACCACAGTTTATGTATCTGTTGGACtacacccatttttttttaaactaatttaaagATTATTGA from Gouania willdenowi chromosome 19, fGouWil2.1, whole genome shotgun sequence includes the following:
- the tepsin gene encoding AP-4 complex accessory subunit tepsin isoform X2 produces the protein MATFMERLAFLQKVPTLMKATADDETPCPGYLFQEIGKISHESSGCGQCLLEYLLERLQVESCHVKLKVLKIFVHLCGHGPSHFLTELRRNSTFIQQASVYSGPPDPVHGTALYQKVRNTAQDVARLLFTDVISTKNSVTKSSPALPAMGMGSAASHRSMQGFGYSSGKQGTGSDSLLDKIQKAAEVVASAVLPPAEQQGIRLHDNYYRAVAVPSAPIEVAVPACAYNVPARRPKASLRCPGQVGGGWEETDSSNGSSNNSSQDMAAPSKSAGTGSRSGASRESSGDLSERVEALQLGDCAQEVALINQLTTGSRVFLCREESQHFIKECSTLNCEVVVELLSNKLLDPSLTVKMRALCAVACLMTSDLIFLEQMFKATQRRLHHLAEGPPGPVANKATKMLRQFEALLGGGRKDEGATVSELHSSSTLSEHLLHTLSGEDTDLTRNHPDISPTVVTHTPNYTTTSFTESLSCSTEEIENGPVLPARTAKARDDPGLNTLSLFSGMELVIKHMGPCSPQTSRIESEESDSRLRHSHTHSSDSRKNTSLTGNKNDDSTTLISDHSQSASAFSFLHF
- the tepsin gene encoding AP-4 complex accessory subunit tepsin isoform X1 gives rise to the protein MATFMERLAFLQKVPTLMKATADDETPCPGYLFQEIGKISHESSGCGQCLLEYLLERLQVESCHVKLKVLKIFVHLCGHGPSHFLTELRRNSTFIQQASVYSGPPDPVHGTALYQKVRNTAQDVARLLFTDVISTKNSVTKSSPALPAMGMGSAASHRSMQGFGYSSGKQGTGSDSLLDKIQKAAEVVASAVLPPAEQQGIRLHDNYYRAVAVPSAPIEVAVPACAYNVPARRPKAASLRCPGQVGGGWEETDSSNGSSNNSSQDMAAPSKSAGTGSRSGASRESSGDLSERVEALQLGDCAQEVALINQLTTGSRVFLCREESQHFIKECSTLNCEVVVELLSNKLLDPSLTVKMRALCAVACLMTSDLIFLEQMFKATQRRLHHLAEGPPGPVANKATKMLRQFEALLGGGRKDEGATVSELHSSSTLSEHLLHTLSGEDTDLTRNHPDISPTVVTHTPNYTTTSFTESLSCSTEEIENGPVLPARTAKARDDPGLNTLSLFSGMELVIKHMGPCSPQTSRIESEESDSRLRHSHTHSSDSRKNTSLTGNKNDDSTTLISDHSQSASAFSFLHF